In Streptomyces longhuiensis, the following proteins share a genomic window:
- a CDS encoding polyprenol monophosphomannose synthase, with protein sequence MPTYNEAGNLPGMADALMALPLPGLRLLVVDDSSPDGTGDIAERYAERHGRDRMSVLHRAGKEGLGRAYAAGMARAVADGARYVLQMDADGSHPVDKVPALLGTALSTGAAVTIGSRYVQGGTLSDAWGAHRRLLSRWANAYAGTILGTRVRDITGGFNLWREDALRAIDLASVDSAGYSFQVEMKFRAVRRGFGVMEVPIHFEDRTVGESKMNLMVQLESVTMPWKLRARGHR encoded by the coding sequence ATGCCGACGTACAACGAGGCGGGCAACCTGCCCGGCATGGCCGACGCCCTCATGGCGCTCCCGCTCCCGGGTCTGCGCCTCCTCGTCGTCGACGACTCCAGCCCCGACGGCACCGGCGACATCGCCGAGCGGTACGCCGAACGGCACGGGCGCGACCGGATGAGCGTCCTGCACCGGGCGGGGAAGGAGGGTCTCGGCCGGGCCTACGCGGCCGGCATGGCACGGGCCGTCGCCGACGGGGCGCGCTACGTCCTCCAGATGGACGCCGACGGCAGCCACCCCGTCGACAAGGTCCCCGCGCTCCTCGGCACCGCCCTCTCCACCGGAGCCGCCGTCACCATCGGCAGCCGCTACGTCCAGGGCGGCACGCTCTCCGACGCGTGGGGCGCGCACCGCAGGCTCCTGTCCCGCTGGGCCAACGCCTATGCGGGCACCATCCTCGGCACCCGCGTCCGCGACATCACCGGCGGCTTCAACCTGTGGCGCGAGGACGCCCTGCGCGCCATCGACCTGGCGTCCGTGGACAGCGCGGGCTACAGCTTCCAGGTCGAGATGAAGTTCCGCGCCGTGCGGCGCGGCTTCGGCGTCATGGAGGTCCCCATCCACTTCGAGGACCGCACGGTCGGCGAGTCCAAGATGAACCTGATGGTGCAGCTCGAATCGGTCACCATGCCGTGGAAGCTGCGGGCGAGGGGGCACCGATGA
- a CDS encoding bifunctional glycosyltransferase/CDP-glycerol:glycerophosphate glycerophosphotransferase, with protein sequence MQELSVIVYGRDVQGHLADCLDSVTGQLPEGAELVVAAVDDPAPTADVPGRVTVLALPGTISDEEARAAGGERASGEWLLFVHAKDRVPPGALRALRDRVVDLPDAAERVDVVLADQVRSTWHTSGAPGPDARLLARAGDRDLALADCPDLLRVTPLLGNRALRAAFWRDHRDRLAATEERFAARAALVLADRVTALQQVVLDERRLRAASLPPLTPQEYYAPVGEYEDLQRLMADRGTPTGPRAVLYDVMATECMRIVARAGMPEPVGREFFRRASRAAVAWRPEGYIRPAGLEGIRRRLLEEDAYSRYRAFQSVNHKRRGLKSAVRERKRRVGAKVRGHRYRRELRRPVDPDLAVFSAYWDRGMACNPGAIAAKLAELAPRIHQVWVVSAAKAPLLPPGTDHIVPGSRRYWEVMARAKYLVNNVNFPNGVVKRPEAVHVMTHHGTPLKRMGLDQIEYPTASKGLNFRQLLARVDKWDYSVTSNSHSTRMWERAYPAHYVALEYGYPRNDVFYRATAADIRAVRDRLGIAPGRRAVLYAPTHRDYEAAWTPRLDLATLADRLGDDTVLLVRGHYFYGGAASPLAELRRSGRVIDVSTYDPVEDLCLAADALVTDYSSIMFDYANLDRPIVVYADDWEMYAKTRGVYFDLIAEAPGPVARTQDELTEILASGAWRDEASGKARAAFRRRFCEFDDGNAAERVVRRVFLGESGASLPPVIPVDERIPAPTPEEAARP encoded by the coding sequence GTGCAGGAACTCAGCGTCATCGTGTACGGCCGGGACGTGCAGGGGCATCTCGCCGACTGTCTGGACAGCGTGACCGGCCAGCTGCCCGAGGGGGCGGAGCTCGTCGTCGCGGCCGTGGACGATCCGGCGCCGACCGCCGACGTGCCGGGCCGCGTCACCGTTCTGGCCCTGCCCGGCACCATTTCCGACGAGGAGGCCCGCGCGGCCGGCGGCGAGCGGGCCTCGGGCGAGTGGCTGCTGTTCGTGCACGCCAAGGACCGGGTGCCCCCCGGCGCGCTGCGGGCGCTGCGGGACCGGGTCGTGGACCTCCCGGACGCCGCCGAGCGCGTGGACGTCGTACTCGCCGACCAGGTCCGCTCGACCTGGCACACCTCCGGCGCCCCGGGCCCCGACGCCCGGCTGCTGGCCAGGGCGGGCGACCGCGATCTGGCCCTCGCGGACTGCCCCGACCTCCTGCGGGTCACCCCGCTGCTCGGCAACCGCGCCCTGCGCGCCGCGTTCTGGAGGGACCACCGCGACCGGCTGGCCGCCACCGAAGAGCGCTTCGCGGCCCGCGCCGCCCTCGTCCTCGCCGACCGCGTCACCGCCCTGCAGCAGGTGGTGCTCGACGAGCGCAGACTACGCGCCGCGAGCCTGCCGCCGCTCACCCCGCAGGAGTACTACGCGCCCGTCGGCGAGTACGAGGACCTCCAGCGGCTGATGGCCGACCGCGGCACGCCGACCGGTCCCCGCGCGGTGCTGTACGACGTGATGGCGACCGAGTGCATGCGGATCGTGGCCCGCGCCGGGATGCCGGAGCCGGTGGGCCGCGAGTTCTTCCGCCGGGCCTCCCGCGCGGCCGTCGCGTGGCGGCCGGAGGGCTACATCAGGCCCGCGGGGCTCGAAGGCATCCGGCGCCGGCTGCTCGAAGAGGACGCGTACTCCCGTTACCGCGCCTTCCAGAGCGTCAACCACAAGCGGCGCGGCCTGAAGTCCGCCGTCCGGGAGCGCAAGCGGCGGGTCGGCGCGAAGGTCCGCGGCCACCGCTACCGGCGGGAGCTGCGCCGGCCCGTGGACCCGGACCTGGCGGTGTTCTCCGCGTACTGGGACCGGGGGATGGCCTGCAATCCGGGCGCGATCGCCGCGAAGCTCGCCGAACTCGCCCCGCGCATCCACCAGGTGTGGGTCGTCTCGGCGGCCAAGGCGCCGCTCCTGCCGCCCGGCACGGACCACATCGTGCCCGGCTCCCGCCGCTACTGGGAGGTCATGGCCCGCGCCAAGTACCTCGTCAACAACGTCAACTTCCCCAACGGCGTGGTCAAGCGCCCCGAAGCCGTCCACGTCATGACCCACCACGGCACACCCCTCAAGCGCATGGGCCTCGACCAGATCGAGTACCCGACCGCGTCCAAGGGGCTCAACTTCCGCCAGCTCCTGGCCCGCGTCGACAAGTGGGACTACAGCGTCACGTCGAACAGCCACTCCACGCGGATGTGGGAGCGCGCCTATCCCGCGCACTACGTCGCGCTGGAGTACGGCTATCCGCGCAACGACGTCTTCTACCGCGCGACGGCCGCCGACATCCGGGCTGTGCGCGACCGTCTCGGGATCGCGCCGGGCCGGCGGGCCGTCCTGTATGCGCCCACCCACCGCGACTACGAGGCCGCCTGGACCCCGCGCCTCGACCTGGCCACGCTCGCCGACCGCCTGGGCGACGACACCGTCCTCCTCGTGCGCGGCCACTACTTCTACGGCGGGGCGGCCTCACCGCTCGCGGAGCTGCGCCGCAGCGGCCGGGTCATCGACGTGTCCACGTACGACCCGGTCGAGGACCTCTGCCTCGCCGCGGACGCCCTGGTCACGGACTACTCGTCGATCATGTTCGACTACGCCAACCTGGACCGCCCGATCGTGGTCTACGCGGACGACTGGGAGATGTACGCGAAGACCCGCGGGGTCTACTTCGACCTGATCGCCGAGGCGCCCGGGCCCGTCGCCCGTACGCAGGACGAGCTGACGGAGATCCTCGCGTCGGGCGCGTGGCGCGACGAGGCGTCGGGGAAGGCGCGGGCCGCGTTCCGGCGCCGGTTCTGCGAGTTCGACGACGGCAACGCCGCCGAGCGGGTCGTGCGCCGGGTCTTCCTCGGCGAGAGCGGCGCGTCCCTGCCCCCGGTGATCCCCGTCGACGAGCGCATCCCCGCGCCCACCCCCGAGGAGGCGGCCCGCCCATGA
- a CDS encoding GtrA family protein, whose protein sequence is MTVPTAVREAPPVVVPVRARVRRLSMEVAKFGLVGGSGVAVNFLVFNLLLHGIGRAPMTATVLASCVAMATNYLGFRFFAYRDRASRTRRQIALFFGFSALGVLMESVLFYAGYHGASMTGPLASNVAKALSIVLASAFRFLVYRTWVFQHDARRE, encoded by the coding sequence ATGACGGTCCCCACCGCGGTGCGCGAGGCGCCGCCCGTCGTCGTACCCGTCCGGGCCCGCGTGCGCCGCCTGTCCATGGAGGTCGCCAAGTTCGGCCTCGTCGGCGGCAGCGGTGTCGCCGTCAACTTCCTCGTCTTCAACCTCCTGCTGCACGGCATCGGCCGGGCCCCGATGACGGCGACGGTCCTGGCCAGCTGCGTCGCCATGGCCACCAACTACCTGGGCTTCCGCTTCTTCGCCTACCGGGACCGGGCCTCCCGCACCCGCCGCCAGATCGCGCTGTTCTTCGGCTTCAGCGCGCTCGGCGTCCTCATGGAGAGCGTCCTGTTCTACGCCGGGTACCACGGCGCCTCGATGACCGGACCCCTCGCTTCGAACGTCGCCAAGGCGCTGTCCATCGTCCTGGCCTCGGCGTTCCGCTTCCTCGTCTACCGGACGTGGGTCTTCCAGCACGATGCGCGCCGCGAGTAA
- a CDS encoding nucleotidyltransferase family protein, with product MTEAILLVGGLGTRLRPLTVNTPKPMVPAAGVPFLAHQIARLAAAGVDHVVLATCYLAEVFEPYFGDGSAHGVHLEYAVEYEALGTGGAIRHAARRLISAPEDPVLVCNGDILTGLDTRALIDRHREREADVTLHLSRVDDPSAFGLVPTDADGCVLAFTEKPQTPEELVTDQINAGSYVFRRSVIDSIPAGRVVSVERETFPGLLAAGAYLHGMVEDSYWLDLGRPEAFVQASADLVRGVIHSPAVPGVRGESLVLPGAKVAADAWLADGTVVGAGARVGSGAVVHGSVLHDGATVGAGAYVRNSLVGAGARIGRRSVLHGSVIGDGARVGAHNDLRNGTRVWCEAVLPDRAVRFSSLAGEGLTEQ from the coding sequence ATGACGGAAGCGATTCTGCTGGTCGGCGGGCTGGGTACCCGGCTGCGGCCGCTCACGGTCAACACCCCCAAGCCCATGGTGCCGGCGGCCGGCGTCCCCTTCCTGGCCCACCAGATCGCGCGGCTCGCCGCCGCGGGCGTCGACCACGTCGTCCTCGCCACCTGCTATCTCGCCGAAGTCTTCGAGCCGTACTTCGGCGACGGATCGGCGCACGGCGTCCACCTCGAATACGCCGTCGAGTACGAGGCGCTGGGCACCGGCGGCGCGATCCGGCACGCGGCCCGCCGTCTGATCTCCGCACCCGAGGACCCTGTCCTCGTCTGCAACGGCGACATCCTCACCGGCCTCGACACCCGCGCTCTCATCGACCGGCACCGCGAACGCGAGGCCGATGTCACCCTCCACCTCTCCCGCGTCGACGACCCCAGCGCCTTCGGCCTCGTACCCACCGACGCCGACGGCTGCGTACTCGCCTTCACCGAGAAGCCGCAGACGCCCGAGGAGCTCGTCACGGACCAGATCAACGCGGGCTCCTACGTGTTCCGCAGGTCCGTCATCGACAGCATCCCCGCCGGGCGGGTCGTCTCCGTCGAGCGCGAGACGTTCCCCGGCCTGCTCGCCGCGGGCGCCTATCTGCACGGCATGGTCGAGGACTCCTACTGGCTCGACCTCGGCCGGCCCGAAGCCTTCGTGCAGGCCTCCGCCGACCTCGTGCGCGGCGTCATCCACTCACCCGCCGTGCCCGGAGTGCGCGGCGAGTCCCTCGTCCTGCCCGGCGCGAAGGTCGCCGCCGACGCGTGGCTCGCCGACGGTACCGTCGTCGGGGCGGGCGCCCGGGTAGGTTCAGGAGCTGTGGTCCACGGTTCCGTGCTGCACGACGGCGCGACCGTGGGCGCCGGTGCCTACGTAAGGAACAGTCTGGTCGGCGCGGGTGCGCGGATCGGGCGGCGCTCCGTCCTGCACGGCAGCGTCATCGGTGACGGCGCCCGCGTCGGCGCCCACAACGATCTGCGGAACGGAACCCGGGTGTGGTGCGAGGCCGTACTGCCCGACCGGGCCGTCCGCTTCTCCTCCCTCGCCGGAGAAGGGCTGACCGAACAGTGA
- a CDS encoding ABC transporter ATP-binding protein, protein MADTSGERIPTVIVDNVDIVYRVNGTGAGRGTATAALGRIIGGRKKAEARAGVRKVHAVKKVSFTAYKGEAIGLIGTNGSGKSTLLKAVAGLLPTENGRIFTHGQPSLLGVNAALMNDLTGERNVHLGGLAMGMSREEVRERYEDIVGFSGINEKGDFITLPMRTYSSGMAARLRFSIAAAKDHDVLLIDEALATGDRSFQKRSESRIRELRKEAGSVFLVSHNNKSIRDTCDRVLWLERGELRMDGPTDEVLEAYEAFTSPGGGRTEPAKGKVAVSA, encoded by the coding sequence GTGGCTGACACCTCCGGGGAGCGGATCCCCACCGTCATCGTCGACAACGTCGACATCGTCTACCGCGTGAACGGCACCGGGGCGGGTCGCGGCACCGCGACCGCCGCGCTCGGCCGCATCATCGGCGGCCGGAAGAAGGCCGAGGCGCGGGCCGGCGTGCGCAAGGTGCACGCGGTGAAGAAGGTCTCGTTCACCGCGTACAAGGGCGAGGCGATCGGCCTGATCGGCACGAACGGGTCGGGCAAGTCGACGCTGCTCAAGGCGGTCGCGGGGCTGCTGCCGACTGAGAACGGCCGGATCTTCACGCATGGCCAGCCGTCCCTGCTCGGCGTGAACGCGGCGCTGATGAACGACCTCACGGGCGAGCGCAACGTCCATCTCGGCGGCCTCGCCATGGGCATGAGCCGCGAGGAGGTCCGCGAGCGCTACGAGGACATCGTCGGCTTCTCCGGCATCAACGAGAAGGGCGACTTCATCACGCTGCCGATGCGCACGTACTCCTCGGGCATGGCCGCCCGGCTCCGGTTCTCCATCGCCGCCGCCAAGGACCATGACGTGCTGCTGATCGACGAGGCCCTGGCCACCGGCGACCGGTCCTTCCAGAAGCGCTCGGAGTCGCGGATCCGCGAGCTGCGCAAGGAGGCCGGCTCGGTCTTCCTCGTCAGTCACAACAACAAGTCGATCCGCGACACCTGCGACCGGGTCCTGTGGCTGGAGCGCGGCGAGCTGCGCATGGACGGGCCGACGGACGAGGTCCTCGAGGCGTACGAGGCGTTCACCAGTCCGGGCGGCGGCCGGACGGAACCCGCGAAGGGCAAGGTCGCCGTTTCCGCCTGA
- a CDS encoding glycosyltransferase family 2 protein has product MTTPTITPDVTVTVIVYNDAGRLPRAVASVLGQTHGNIEVVISDDHSTDATPEVARRLAAADPRVRYLRLPENSGGCSAPRNRALDIARAPYLMFLDSDDELPPESVELLLAAHRERGIDFAMGAVERVRVDTGRTSTWMPHLVAERRTVDGIDAEPGLFFEHLSTSKMYKREFLDRNELRFPEGIHYEDQLFSAQAYCLAKSFTVIPEPVYRWYIAPFVAADDASISNQRHKLSNVRDRVHVQELIDEFLAVGGHAGVREDKDYKFLKHDFRMYAGDLPFRDDAWLAGFAEIVNPYLATLSPGAYARLPRPERVVLQLVRDGRLADARLAARGLGHAVAPRETATDASGAVYWGSVVPSSDEARAELDLSDQELYSRPFPGAQFRHEITRIERGPGAAVDLSVRTYDPGLRLAVGPHVAALIVAPGRHRMTTRLRLDPVRPGVFEGRVRLDLAAAPLPVHGFDGVRHPMLQLQEQGLRNTAVLLAPLDFPTLTARVGYRSGAAPHRVTVEPEGRGAGRLQIHWQPAGLTALVTHPVARRLATVSDGRVRSAVRLVKSALR; this is encoded by the coding sequence ATGACCACGCCCACGATCACCCCCGACGTCACGGTCACCGTCATCGTCTACAACGACGCCGGGCGGCTGCCGCGCGCCGTCGCCTCGGTCCTGGGGCAGACACACGGCAACATCGAGGTCGTCATCAGCGACGACCACTCGACGGACGCCACCCCCGAGGTGGCGCGCCGGCTCGCCGCCGCGGATCCGCGGGTGCGCTACCTGCGTCTGCCGGAGAACAGCGGCGGGTGCAGCGCGCCCCGCAACCGCGCGCTCGACATCGCCCGCGCCCCGTATCTGATGTTCCTCGACAGCGACGACGAACTCCCGCCGGAATCGGTCGAGTTGCTGCTCGCCGCGCATCGCGAGCGGGGGATCGACTTCGCGATGGGCGCGGTCGAGCGGGTCCGCGTCGACACGGGCCGCACATCGACGTGGATGCCGCACCTGGTCGCGGAGCGCCGCACGGTCGACGGGATCGACGCCGAACCCGGCCTGTTCTTCGAGCACTTGTCGACGAGCAAGATGTACAAGCGGGAGTTCCTCGACCGCAACGAGCTGCGGTTCCCCGAGGGCATCCACTACGAGGACCAGCTTTTCTCGGCGCAGGCGTACTGCCTCGCGAAGTCCTTCACCGTCATCCCCGAGCCGGTCTACCGCTGGTACATCGCGCCGTTCGTCGCCGCGGACGACGCGTCGATCTCCAACCAGCGGCACAAGCTGAGCAATGTCCGCGACCGCGTCCACGTGCAGGAGCTCATCGACGAGTTCCTCGCGGTGGGCGGTCACGCGGGGGTGCGCGAGGACAAGGACTACAAGTTCCTCAAGCACGACTTCCGGATGTACGCGGGCGACCTGCCCTTCCGGGACGACGCGTGGCTGGCCGGGTTCGCCGAGATCGTGAACCCGTATCTGGCGACGCTGTCCCCGGGCGCGTACGCCCGGCTGCCGCGCCCGGAGCGGGTCGTCCTGCAACTGGTGCGCGACGGGCGCCTCGCCGACGCCCGGCTCGCCGCGCGCGGGCTCGGTCACGCGGTGGCCCCGCGCGAGACGGCCACGGACGCGTCCGGCGCCGTGTACTGGGGGTCGGTGGTCCCGTCGTCGGACGAGGCGCGGGCCGAACTCGACCTGTCCGACCAGGAGTTGTACTCGCGCCCCTTCCCCGGCGCCCAGTTCCGGCACGAGATCACGCGGATCGAGCGCGGTCCCGGCGCCGCCGTCGACCTGTCGGTGCGCACGTACGACCCCGGTCTGCGTCTCGCCGTCGGCCCGCACGTCGCCGCCCTGATCGTGGCGCCGGGGCGGCACCGCATGACGACGCGGCTGCGGCTCGACCCGGTGCGGCCGGGCGTCTTCGAGGGGCGGGTGCGGCTCGATCTGGCGGCGGCCCCGCTCCCGGTGCACGGCTTCGACGGCGTACGGCATCCGATGCTCCAGCTCCAGGAACAAGGCCTGCGCAACACGGCGGTCCTGCTCGCGCCACTGGACTTCCCCACGCTCACCGCCCGCGTCGGCTACCGCTCGGGGGCGGCCCCGCACCGGGTGACGGTGGAGCCGGAGGGGCGGGGCGCGGGGCGCCTCCAGATCCACTGGCAGCCGGCCGGGCTCACGGCCCTGGTGACGCATCCGGTGGCGCGCAGGCTGGCCACGGTGTCGGACGGGCGGGTACGGAGCGCGGTACGCCTGGTGAAGAGCGCGCTGCGTTAG